DNA sequence from the Cupriavidus oxalaticus genome:
CCAAAGGCCTCGGCGACCTTGGTCATGGTGGCGTGCAGATGCGCAAGCTTGCTTTCCTCGCGGATTTTCGCCGTCTTTCCGACCGGCACATCGATCAGCACATGGGTCGATCCCGCGGCAATCTTCTTAGACAGGATCGAGGCGACCATCTGCGCATCGCTGTCGATGTCCAGCGCACGCTCCACGCGAATCAGCACGTCGTCGGCAGGACTCAGGCTGAGCGCTCCGCCCCAGACCAACGCCGCCCCGGCGTGCTCGACCACGCGCCGCATTTGCGCCGCATCCAGGGTCACGCACGTCAGTGCCTCCATCACATCGGCGGTGCCCGCCGGCGAGGTGATCGCTCGCGAGGACGTCTTCGGCACCAACAAGCCCGCCGCCGCTGCGATGGCAACGACAACGGGCGTGGTGCGGTTTCCCGGCAGTCCGCCGACACAGTGCTTGTCCGCAACCACGTCGCGGTCCCAGTGCAGCCGCTGTCCGAATTTCACCATGGCACGCGTCAGGTCGACGGTTTCGCGCAGGGTCATCCGCTCGTTGGCGCATGCGGTGAGGAAAGCCGCGATATGCACATCGGCATACCGGCCGGCACTGACATCGTCGATGATGCTGTCAAGCTGTACGCTATCCAGGTGCGAGCCATAGATTTTCGCGCGCAGTGCTCGCACGGACTCCAGCGCCGGCGCATGGCTCACACGGACGACATCGCCGGCGCGTGCCTTCAGTATCCGTGACGCACTGAGCGACAGGCTGGCTTCGCCCGCGGCGAGCAATGGCGCGCCCAGCAGCGTCAGGGTGGCAATCAGCGTATTGTCCCCGATCTGTACGCGCACGCGCGTCTGAGCGGAGAATCCTTCTGCCCTGCAGACCGCGCAATCCGGATGCATATAGATGACATGTTCCTGCCAGGTATCGATATCGAGCGGCCGGAACAGCAGCGTCCTGACCTCTCCCTCCAGGTCACCGCCCGCTGCCTCAGCTCGCGGGGCCGGCGCGGCGGGACGCTCGGCGGGCGCATTCATCTCACACCTGGCCAGAGCTGAAGCTAGCGCGCGTCCAGCGCATCGAGGTTCAGCAGGTCGAGGGACTTGCCTTGCACGGCTAGCAGGCCTTCTTGCTGGAACTTGGACAGTGTCCGGCTCACCGTTTCGAGCGTAACCCCGAGGTAGCTGCCAATGTCCTCGCGGGTCATGCGCAGGACAAATGACGTGGCCGAATAGCCGCGCTCACGATGGCGGGCTGAAATGCTCAGCAGAAAGGTGGCAACGCGCTGCTCGGCGGACATGTTGCCCAACAGCATCATCTGGTTCGCCTCCCTGACGATTTCAGCACTAAGCATCTTGTGAAATTGCCGCTGCAGCGGCTTGAGCTCCCGGCAAAGGGCTTCCAGCAGGTGATAGGGAATCACACAGACCACGCTGTCCTCCAGGGCAATGGCATCGGAAGTGTGAGTCTCCTCGCAGATTCCGTCCATGCCGATGGCGTCGCCCGCCATGTAAAAGCCCGAGATATGTTCCTTGCCGCGCTCGGATGTCACCACGGTCTTGAAGGAGCCGGCCCGCACCGCGTAGAGGCTGCGGAACGGATCGCCGGCGCGGAACAGTTTCTCGCCCTGCCTGACCGTGCGCCAGCCCTGCATGACACGGTCGAGCTGCTCTACGTCATCCGCTTCCAGGCTTGCGGCCATGCAGATGTGCCGCATCATGCAGTTGGCGCAGCGGGCGCCGGCGTTTGCTGCGGCAGGCCGGGACGCCGCCACGGGCCGGGGCGGCTCGGGCGAGGCAAACGTGTCGGCCGCATCGCTAGCCGGATTGGCCTTGCCAGGCATTCCATACATAGTCGTCTCCGGCCCCATGGCCACCTTGGTCCCGACCCGCTGTCACCCGTCTGTCGAAGGCTGCATCGGTGTGCGCTGCCCTCTTGTGACAGCAAGTATCGGCGGCCACCGCTTTCTCTCCTAGAAGGCTTCGCTGAGTTGTTCGTCAGAATTGGGGGCCATCTTGTCAGGTTTCCCTGACATGGGGCTGACCACTTGTCCAGGGACTCACAGGACGAAAGGACACGATGTCGGCATTGGTGCACGAGTGCGGCGGCAAACCTTAGTCGATTTGATGCAAAACAAATCGAAACGGCCGCCGCTTGCCAAAGTGAAAGCACCCGGCGCGCACCGCGGCCGCTTCTTCAGGAGACGACGATGAGCAACATCCGACGCTATGACCCGTTCTCGATCGAACCGCTTGGCGACATGCTGCAAGGCATGTTTCGCAACCTGCGGCTCGGTGCCGAGGCCGAACTGCCCTTCAAGGTCGACGTGACCGAATCCGACGGCAGCTATGCCATTACCGCCGACTTGCCAGGCGTGAAAAAGGAAGACATCAACGTCAGCGTGGATCGCGGCACGGTCATGATCACCGCCAAGCTCGAAAAGGCATCCGAGGTCAAGGAAGGGGATCGGGTAATCCGGCAGGAGCGCTACAGCGGTTCCATGCAGCGAGCCTTCACGCTGGACGGCAACATCGACACAAACAAGATCGATGCCAGCTTCCAGGACGGTGTGCTGCGTGTCGTGCTACCCAAGAAGGAAGCGTCGCCGCAGCAGCGCGTGACCATCCGCTAACCCGGCGCGACAGGACGGCGCCGCTTGCGGCGCCCGCTTCTTGCAGGGGGACATGATGAAAACCGATCATCAAATTCAGAAGGAAGTGAGCGAAGAGCTCGACTGGGATCCGTCCATTGACGCGGCGGCCATTGGTGTCGAAGTCAACGAGGGCATCGTCACGCTGAATGGTCATCTGCCCAGCTATGCCGCGAAGCTTGCTGCCGAACGGGCGGCGGAACGCGTTGCCGGCGTGCGGGCGGTCGTCGTCAAGCTGGACGTGCATCCACCCGGTGCACTCGATGACGAGTCCATTGCCGAGGCGGCCCGGGATGCGCTGCAATGGCACGTACATGTACCCGCGGATGCGATCATGGTCCGCGTCGAGCGAGGCTGGGTAACGTTGGCCGGCGATGTCGACTGGGGCTATCAGAAAAAGCTTGCAGAGCGCACGGTGGGCCAACTGCGCGGCGTCATTGGCGTCGTCAACAATATTCGCCTCAATGCCACGGCCGTGCCACCCGACATCGAAAGACGGATCGAAGAGGCCCTGAAGCGGCACGCCGCACGCGAGGCGCACCATATCACCGTCAAGGTGGAACGGGGCACGGCCACCCTCCAGGGCGAGGTCGACTCGCTGGCCGACCGTCGTGCGGCCGTCGGCGCGGTGTGGTCTGCGCCCGGCATCTCGGCCGTTATCGACCAACTTGAAACCAGGCGCTGACGCACTATCCCGGGCGCGCGCAAATCAGACAAGGACACCCTGGATGATGATCCGCCATGACAGTCCGTAACCTCCATGCCCTGTTTCGCCCCCGCTCGGTCGCTTTGATCGGCGCGACGATGCGGCCGCTCAGCGTCGGGGCCACCGTACTGGCCAACCTGACCGCGGGCGGCTTCGCCGGCCCGGTTTACCTGGTCAATCCCAAGTACGCCACGCTCGCCGGCAGGCCCTGCTACCCGTCTGTCGACGCCCTTCCCGCGCCGCCCGACCTGGCGGTGCTCTGTACGCCCGCTGCCACCATACCCAGGCTCATCACCGAGCTCGGTGCCGCCGGCACGCGCGCGGCCATCGTGCTGAGCGCCGGCTTCGAGGGACCGGCGGACAGCGCCGCCGGCGCCATGCGTCAGGCCATCCTGGAAGCGGCGCGGCCCCATCTGCTAAGGATCCTGGGACCGAACTGCGTCGGCCTCGTTGCCTCGGGCATCGGCCTGAACGCGAGCTTCGCGCCCGGCACGGCCATCCGTGGCAGCCTGGCATTCGCCACGCAGTCCGGCGCGCTGGCCACGGCGGTACTCGACTGGGCACGATCGCGGCAGATCGGCTTTTCTCACTTCATCTCTCTCGGTGACAGTGCCGACGTGGACGTGGCCGATGTGCTCGACTACCTGGCTAGCGACAGCGCGACGCGCGCCATCCTGCTCTATGTCGAGGCCATCCGGCATGGTTCGAAGTTCATGTCGGCGGCGCGCGCTGCGGCCCGCAGCAAGCCGGTACTGATCGTCAAGGCCGGGCGCTCGGCGCAGTCAGCGCGCGCCGCCGCTTCTCATACCGGCGCGCTGGCCGGCGCCGACGGGGTCTATGACGCCGCGATCCGGCGAGCCGGCATGTTACGGATCGATAGCACGGAGGCGCTGTTCGACGCGGTCGAGATGCTGGCGCGGCTGCACGGCGTGCATGGCACGCGCCTTGCCATCCTGACCAACGGCGGCGGCGCCGGCGTGATGGCGACCGACGCGCTCGCGGACGGCGGCGGGATCCTGGCCAGCCTCTCGGACCAGACCTTGGCCAGGCTGGACGACGTGCTTCCCGCCACTTGGCCGCGCGCCAATCCGGTCGACATCATCGGCGATGCGCCCGTCGGGCGCTACCAGAAGGCGCACGCCATCCTGTGCGATGCACCGGAGGTCGATGCCGTGCTGATGATCCATGCCCCCACGGCCATCGTCCCCGCCACGGAGATTGCTGCCGCGCTTGTCAGTGCGCCGCCCGGCGGCAAGCCGCTGCTGACTGCGTGGCTCGGCGGGGATGCGGTGCAACAGGCGCGCCGCTTGTGCCAGCGCGCCGGCTTGCCGACCTTCGAGACACCCGAACAGGCCGTGCGCACATTCCTGCAGGCCTGCGAGTACCGCGACAACCAGCAGCTATTGATGCGCACCCCGCCTGCCGACGACACGTCGGCGCCAACCGACAAGGTCACAGCGCGTGGGATCGTCGCCGATGCGCTGCGCAGTGGCAGACGGACGTTGACAGAACCGGAGGCAAAAGAAGCATTGGCAGCCTATGGCATCCCGGTGGTCCCGACCGCAACGGCGGAAAACGTCGACGACGCAGTGCGGCAGGCCGCATTGCTGGGCTATCCCGTTGCACTGAAGATCCTTTCCGGCGATATCACACACAAAGCCACCGCCGGAGGCGTGGCATTGGGGCTGGCCGACGCTGCCGCCGTGCGTAGCGCCGGCAACGCCATGCTCGCGCGGATCCGGCAGGAGCTTCCGGATGCACGGCTGGACGGATTCACCGTCCAGCCAATGGTCAGCTTCAGCGACAGTTTCGAACTGATCGCCGGTGTCACGACGGATGCCGTGTTCGGGCCGGTGCTGCTGTTCGGCCACGGCGGCGTCAACACCGAGCATATCCGGGACACCGCCATCGCGCTGCCGCCGCTCGATGCCTTGCTCGCCCAGGACCTGGTCTCGCGTACCCGCGTCGGCCGCCTGCTGCAAGGCTGGCGGGGGCATCCGGGCATCGATCGGGAGCGCCTGCTCCACGCACTGGTGCAGCTGTCCCGCATGGTGTGCGACATCCCCGAGATCGCCGAACTCGACGTCAATCCCTTGCTGGCAAGCCCCCATGGCGTGATTGCGCTCGACGCGCGCATCGCCGTGGCCGTTCCGTCCGGCGGAGGACCGCGGCTGTCCATCCAGCCCTATCCGGAAGCGCTGGAGGAGCGCATCGCGTGCAATGGGCACGACTACCTGATACGTCCGGTGCGGCCGACGGATGAGGCTGCCTACCAGGCCTATTTTCGTCAGCTCACGCCGGAGGATATCCACGCACGCTACTTCTGTGCGTTCCGCGAGCCCGACCACGACCGACTCGCGCGGCTGACGCAGATCGACTACGCGCGCGAAATGGTCTTTGTTGCGACGACCACGGATGCTTCGGGCCGGTGCGCGATGCTGGGCGAGGTGCGCGCCATTGCGGACCCGGACAATGTCCAGGCCGAGTTCGGCATCGCCGTGCGCTCGGATTGCCACGGACAGGGATTGGGAAAGCTGTTGCTCGACAAGATGGTGCGCTATGCACGTGCAAGAGGCATCGGCGCGCTGGTGGGCGCTACCTTGCCGCACAACGCCGCCATGCTTGGGCTGGCGCGCAGCTGCGGGTTCACCGTCAAAGCCACGCCAGGCAACGAAGGCGTCAGCCTGCACCTTGCACTGGGGGAAGATGGCTCAAGGCCAGTGCGCCCGGACCTTGTCAGGAAACGCTGACATGGCCTTCTCCGGCCCTGACCCCACGTTCAGCCGTCACCTATTTGCCACTGCGGGGATAAACCAGACACTAGTGTCATGCCCGAGGCCAGTCCAACCCACATCCCTACGCTGTATCTCGTCGAGCCGTCGAATTCGCTCCGCGGTCGGCAGTTGAGCATGCTTGCCCGCATTGCCGGTATCCGCGTCATCGCGGCCGGCGCCAGCGCCAGCAGCGAGCTGGCTTGCCTCTCGCACTACCAGCCCGACATCGTGGTCATCGGCCTGGGCACCGCCAGCACGCGCGCGCTGCACGACGTCAGGGCGATCCGGTCCGCGTTGCCTGGCTGCATCCTGCTCGTGCTGGTCGATACCCTGGCGCAACCGCTTCGGCGTGCCTGCCTGAAGGCAGGTGGCGATTATTGCTTTGACCGAACCCTGGAGCTGGATGCGATACGTACGACGCTGGGACGCCTGGCGCTCGGTGCATGACTGCGATGCCCGTCCTGGCCGGCCCCTCCCGGCCCCTCCTACAGATCCACGTCTTCATCGAACAAATGGTTTCGCATCGCGTAGCGCAATAGCATGGCCTCGTTGGGCATCTGCATTTTTTCCATCAGGCGCATCTTGTATGTGCTGACCGTCTTTGCACTGACGCACAGAGCCGAGGCAATGGCCGTGATGGACTCACCCATCACGAGCCGCCGGTACACTTCCAGCTCCCGGTCCGATAGCCGCAGGTGAGGCAGGTCATCGGTCTGGTCCTTGATGCCACTGGCCAGCTTGGCGGCCATGCCCTGGCTGACATAAGTCCCGCCGCGGGCCACCTGTTCGATGGCGGATACCAACTCGGTCGCCGCGCTCTCCTTGGTCAGGTAGCCAGCCGCCCCCGCCTGGAAGGCTCGTACGATGTATTGCTCTTCGGCGTGCATGGTCAGGACCAGGATGCGCAATGCGGGCTCATCGGCACGCAACAGCCGGATGAGCTCCAGGCCGCTCCGTCCCGGCATGGACAGGTCCAGCAACAGCACTTGCGGGCGACAGTCCCTTACCATTTTCGGCACCTGTGAGCCGTCGGCCGCTTCGCCCACAACCTGGAACACGCCGGCACGCTCCAGAATATGCCGTAATCCGTCGCGCACCACGGCGTGGTCATCCGCAATCATCACGCGTGTCATGCCTTGTCTCCCAGGTCGCTGGGCCAGTGAACAGTCAAGCCCGGCTTCAGTGCGACATGAAGACCGGGAAGGCAGACTGGCGTAGCAGGCAGCGGGTCGATCCTCCCAGCACAAGCTCGCGCAGGCGCGAGTGGCCATAGCCGCCTGCAACGAGCAGGCCGGCCTGCACGGCGTCGACAAGCCGCGGCAGCGCCTCATCCGGGTCACCCTGCTCCACGTGCAGGTCAGCCTCGACGCCGTGGCTAGCCAGCCAGGCCACGAGGCGCTGGCCGCTCTCGTGGCTCGCGTCGCTTTCATGGGTTTCGTGACCCGGCGGCTCACGGCTTTCGTTCACCGTCGCAACCACCAGGACAGACACCGCGGCGGCACGCGCCAGCCACGGCATCGCATCCGCTACAGCCCGCGCGGCCGCCCGCGAGCCATTCCACGCTATCGCGACGCGGCCTTCCAGTGTCGGGCCGGCCAGCCCCGGCAACAGCAGGATGGGCCGTCCGGCTTGCAGCATCACATACTCGGCAACGCCCGACAGTCCGACGGGAACGTCGGTATGTACGGAGGGCGGTCCGGGCAGGATAAGGTCGGCGAAACGGCCGTGTGTAGCCAGCGCCCAGCCGGCTTCAGCTTCAACCACGACATGCCGCGTTGGAATTGTCGGCGAGACGCGCCCGACCCACTCCCGCAGCGCCTCATGGTGTCTCGCAGCCAGGCGCTGGAGCTTGTCCCGTGCGAGGGCGGCGTATTGTCCAGCCTCTTCCCCTGCACTGCGAAACGGCTCCAGCTGCGTCCCGGTTGCGGTGAGTCCGACCACGCTGCCGGCAAATGCCGCGGCAACCTGCGCTGCGCTCTCGACGCGGGCCGCACACGCCGGCCCATCGGTCAGGTCGACAAGGATCGTCTTGAAATTCATGGTTCAGGCCTGCTGGTTGTGGAGGATCGGCATGTCTTAAGTCACCTGGGCTGATACGACGCGGCCGCCCGTGGCCATGCCGCTACCAGCAAGGATGATCTTAGGACTACGATCCCGGTTCAGCCAGATCGATTGCTCCCTGCTCTGCACGGCATCGACAGGCGGCAGGCGGCGGCACATCCGGCACGAATCCGTTTGCTGACAGGGAGTTTCCTGTTATTCCCGGATACAGGCCATAACCTGTTTATCAGTAATACAGGCTACAGCTTGTAAAAGCATAAAACAGGTTATATCCTGTATGGCAACAGCAAACAACGGTCGACCACACCGGGCCGGCAGCCGCCGATATGCACTATTCCATCCAGACACTCAGCCAGTTGCGGCCGATCCTGCAGGGCTTCCGGAAGTCCAGGGGCCTGACGCAGGCAAATATGGCGGCTTACCTCGGCGTCAGGCAGCAGACCTATGCCGAACTGGAAGCCAACCCTGCCGCGGCCAGCGTAGAGCGGCTGTTCAAGGCGCTGCGCGTGCTGGGCGTGGAGATGGTCCTTTCCCCTGCTCCAGATACCGCCATGCAGCCGGAACCGGAGCCTCCTTCCGGCTCCGTGACGCCGCCGGAAAAGGATCCGCGCCGGGCTACACAGGAAGAACAGCCGAAAATGCCCGCGAAGCGCAAGGCAAGCCGCACCGCCCTCGAGACCGGTCAGCCAAAGCGGGAGGACTGGTAGCCATGACGCGCGGCACGCACGCGAAGCGTCTCGACCTGTGGATGAACGGCTTGCCGGTGGGTCACTGGGAAACCGCGCCCGCCGGCGACCGGCTGGCCTATCGCGAAGACTGGATTGCCGACCCGCAAGGCCGGCCGCTGTCCTTGTCATTGCCCTTTACGCCGGGCAACCAGCCACACCGCGGACCGGTAGTCGCCAACTATTTCGACAACCTGCTGCCCGACAGCGATGCCATCAGGCGGCGCATCGCGGCCCGGTATCAGACCGGCGGGACCGACGCCTTCGCGCTGCTGGCCAGGCTCGGCCGCGACTGCGCCGGCGCCCTGCAGATGCTGCCGCCGCAGGAAGCGCCGATGGCGTTGAAGCGCGTCCAGGGCCGCCCGCTGTCGGAGACGGAGATCGCCACCCTGCTGCACGAGGCCACGGCCGAGCCCGTGCTCGGGCTGCGCGAGCCTATCGATGACCTGCGCCTGTCAATTGCCGGCGCACAGGAAAAGACCGCGCTGCTGCGCTGGGACGGGCAATGGCTGTTGCCGCAAGGCAGTACGCCGACCACGCATATCTTCAAGCTGCCCATGGGACTGGTGGGCAATATGCGCGCCGACATGCGGACCTCGGTGGAAAACGAATGGCTCTGCGCCAGGATCGTCGCCGCGTTTGGCCTGCCGGTCGCTGCCTGCGAGATCGCCCGCTTCGGGGATACCAAGGCGCTGGTCGTCGAACGCTTCGACCGCAAGCCCTCGGCAGACGGTTCCTGGCTGCTGCGCCTGCCGCAGGAAGACATGTGCCAGGCCACCGGGACGTCGGCATTGCAGAAGTACGAGTCGGACGGCGGGCCTGGCATCCAGCAGATCGCAGACATCCTCTCGGGCTCGCGCTCGGCGCTGTCCGATCGCCGCAACTTCTTCCTCGCGCAGATCGTCTTCTGGCTGCTCGCGGCCACGGATGGACATGGCAAGAACTTCAGCATCAGCCACCTGCCGGGCAGCCGATATGAGGCGACGCCGCTGTATGACATCCTGTCGGCGCATCCGATCATCGGCAAAGGCAAGAACCAGGTGGCGCCGCAACGGGCCCGGCTGGCGATGGCGTTGCACGGCAAGAATTCGCACTACGCCATCCAGGAGATCCAGCGGCGGCACTGGTTTGCCCAGGGACAGCGCATCGGCTTCTCGCCCGACGATGTCGAGTCGATGCTCGACGAGGTCATGTCGCAGACCAGCCGGGCTATCGACGCCGCCGCTTCCGCGCTGCCGCCGGAATTCCCCATGGACCTGGCCGATGCGATCTTCGATGGCATGCGCCGGCAGCAGCGGCGCCTGGCCGCCTGAGACTGGCGCCGGCTTTCATGGCGGTTGCGCCTCACCACCGCCCTCACCTTGCCACGCCGCCCAAATCTGCCTCTAATAGTCTGAACAGGCGGGTCGGCATGACCCGGGCCGGTCAGGAGGCGAAATGCGCTGCACGCATTGCGGCTTCGCGAACCTTGCGGGCGCCAACTTCTGCGAGGAGTGCGGGGCAAGGCTTGCCCGCATTTGCCCGCAATGCGGCGCAGAAGCCACTCCGGCGGCCAAGTTCTGCCGGGCCTGCGGCGTTTCCCTGGCCGATGCACCCGTGCCGCAGCGCTTGTCGCCCCAATCGCCCCAATCGCCCCAATCGCCCCAATCGCCTCAATCGCCCCAATCGCCTCAATCGCCCAGGCCACCCGCGACCGCCCCGGTCCATTACACCCCGCCCCATCTCGCCGAACGCATCCTGGCCGAACAGGCCGCGATGGAAGCCCGCGGCGATGCCGCCGGCGAGCGCAAGACCATCACCGCGCTGTTTGCCGACATGGCCGGCTCGACCGCGCTGACGCAGGACATGGACCCGGAAGACGCGCGCCGCCTGATCGACCCGGTGGTGACGCTGATGATGGAGGCAGTCCACCATTACGAAGGCTATGTCGCCAAGTTCCTCGGCGACGGCATCCTGGCGCTGTTCGGCGCGCCCATCGCGCACGAGGACCACGCCCTGCGTGCGCTGTACGCCGCGCTGCGGATGCAGGGCGCGATGCATCGCCACAGCGACCGGGTCCGGCTGGAGCAAGGCATCCCGCTGCAGATCCGCATCGGCATCCATACCGGCGAGGTGGTGGTGCGATCGATCCGCAAGGACGACCTGCATACCGATTACGATCCGGTCGGCCACACCATCCACATTGCCTCGCGCATGGAAGGGATTGCCACCCCGGCATCGATCCTGGTCAGCGAATCCACGCACAAGCTCGCCGAGGGCTATTTCGAGTTCACGGCGCTGGGCACCACGCATGTCAAGGGCGTGCGCGAACCGCTGGCGGTGTACGAGGTGGTGGGCCTGGGGGCATTGCGCACGCGCCTGCAGGTGGCGGCGCACCGCGGGCTGGCCCGCTTCGTCGGGCGCCAGCAGGAACTGGAGCACCTGCATGAGGCGCTGGAGCACGCCAAGGCGGGCAGCGGGCGCATCGTCGCCGTGGTCGGCGAAGCGGGCGTGGGCAAGTCGCGGCTGTTCCATGAGTTCAAGACCCGCTCGCAACAGGGCTGCCTGGCGCTGGAGACGTTCTCGGTCTCGCACGGCAAGGCTTTTGCCTACCTGCCGCTGATCGAACTGCTGAAGAACTACTTCCAGATCACCGCGCAGGACGGCGACCGCGCCTGCCGCGAGAAGGTGACGGGACGGCTGCTGACGCTTGACCGTTCGCTGGAAGATCACCTGCCCTACCTGCTCTACCTGCTCGGCACCACCGAACCGGGTTCGCCGCTGCCGACCATGGACCCGTCGATCCGGCGCCAGCGCACCTTTGACGCGATCGCCCGCCTGCTGGTGCGCGAGAGCGTCAACCAGCCGCTGATGCTGATCTTCGAAGACCTGCAATGGCTCGACGGCGAGACCGAGGCCTTCCTCAACATGATGGTCGACCATGTGCCCGCCGCGCGCATGGTGCTGCTGGTCAACTACCGGCCCGAATACACCCATCGCTGGGAAGCCGGGCCGCATTACTCGCAGCTGCGGCTGCAGCCGCTGGGCCCGGCCGAGGCGCAGGGCCTGCTGACCGCGCTGCTGGGCGACGACCAGAGCCTGGTGCCGCTGAAGCGGCTGATCCTCGACAAGACCGAAGGCAACCCGTTCTTCATGGAGGAAGTGGTCCAGACCCTGTCCGAGGAAGGCGCGCTGCTGGGCCAGCCCGGCTGCTACCGCATCGAGCAGGCGCCTGCCCTGCTCCATATCCCCACCACGGTCCAGGGGGTGCTCGCCGCGCGTATCGACCGGTTGCCGCTGGCGCAGAAAGAACTGCTGCAGACGCTGGCGATCATCGGCAAGGAATTCCCGCAGAGCCTGGTGCTGCGGGTGGCCGGGCTGGAGGGTGACAAGCTGCATCCGCTGCTGGCCGACCTGCAGGCTGCGGATTTCATCCATGAACGACCGGCGTTCCCCGAAGTCGAGTACGCCTTCAAGCACGCGCTGACCCAGGAAGTCGCAGGCAATTCGCTGCTGACCGAACGCCGCAGCGCCTTGCATGAAATCA
Encoded proteins:
- a CDS encoding thymidine phosphorylase family protein; the protein is MNAPAERPAAPAPRAEAAGGDLEGEVRTLLFRPLDIDTWQEHVIYMHPDCAVCRAEGFSAQTRVRVQIGDNTLIATLTLLGAPLLAAGEASLSLSASRILKARAGDVVRVSHAPALESVRALRAKIYGSHLDSVQLDSIIDDVSAGRYADVHIAAFLTACANERMTLRETVDLTRAMVKFGQRLHWDRDVVADKHCVGGLPGNRTTPVVVAIAAAAGLLVPKTSSRAITSPAGTADVMEALTCVTLDAAQMRRVVEHAGAALVWGGALSLSPADDVLIRVERALDIDSDAQMVASILSKKIAAGSTHVLIDVPVGKTAKIREESKLAHLHATMTKVAEAFGLNLRIVPTDGSQPVGRGVGPALEALDVLAVLQCQAEAPAALRERSLLLAGELLEFCGVVPAGQGRLQAGRLLDNGAAWARFQAICEAQGGLRMPGQAVFRRDLVATRSGVVAAIDNRHVSRAAKLAGAPRRQVAGLELHVRVGDAVDAGAPLCTLHAQASGELDYAFSYALAHVPFVIE
- the fnr gene encoding fumarate/nitrate reduction transcriptional regulator Fnr is translated as MYGMPGKANPASDAADTFASPEPPRPVAASRPAAANAGARCANCMMRHICMAASLEADDVEQLDRVMQGWRTVRQGEKLFRAGDPFRSLYAVRAGSFKTVVTSERGKEHISGFYMAGDAIGMDGICEETHTSDAIALEDSVVCVIPYHLLEALCRELKPLQRQFHKMLSAEIVREANQMMLLGNMSAEQRVATFLLSISARHRERGYSATSFVLRMTREDIGSYLGVTLETVSRTLSKFQQEGLLAVQGKSLDLLNLDALDAR
- a CDS encoding Hsp20/alpha crystallin family protein, yielding MSNIRRYDPFSIEPLGDMLQGMFRNLRLGAEAELPFKVDVTESDGSYAITADLPGVKKEDINVSVDRGTVMITAKLEKASEVKEGDRVIRQERYSGSMQRAFTLDGNIDTNKIDASFQDGVLRVVLPKKEASPQQRVTIR
- a CDS encoding BON domain-containing protein, which translates into the protein MKTDHQIQKEVSEELDWDPSIDAAAIGVEVNEGIVTLNGHLPSYAAKLAAERAAERVAGVRAVVVKLDVHPPGALDDESIAEAARDALQWHVHVPADAIMVRVERGWVTLAGDVDWGYQKKLAERTVGQLRGVIGVVNNIRLNATAVPPDIERRIEEALKRHAAREAHHITVKVERGTATLQGEVDSLADRRAAVGAVWSAPGISAVIDQLETRR
- a CDS encoding bifunctional acetate--CoA ligase family protein/GNAT family N-acetyltransferase produces the protein MTVRNLHALFRPRSVALIGATMRPLSVGATVLANLTAGGFAGPVYLVNPKYATLAGRPCYPSVDALPAPPDLAVLCTPAATIPRLITELGAAGTRAAIVLSAGFEGPADSAAGAMRQAILEAARPHLLRILGPNCVGLVASGIGLNASFAPGTAIRGSLAFATQSGALATAVLDWARSRQIGFSHFISLGDSADVDVADVLDYLASDSATRAILLYVEAIRHGSKFMSAARAAARSKPVLIVKAGRSAQSARAAASHTGALAGADGVYDAAIRRAGMLRIDSTEALFDAVEMLARLHGVHGTRLAILTNGGGAGVMATDALADGGGILASLSDQTLARLDDVLPATWPRANPVDIIGDAPVGRYQKAHAILCDAPEVDAVLMIHAPTAIVPATEIAAALVSAPPGGKPLLTAWLGGDAVQQARRLCQRAGLPTFETPEQAVRTFLQACEYRDNQQLLMRTPPADDTSAPTDKVTARGIVADALRSGRRTLTEPEAKEALAAYGIPVVPTATAENVDDAVRQAALLGYPVALKILSGDITHKATAGGVALGLADAAAVRSAGNAMLARIRQELPDARLDGFTVQPMVSFSDSFELIAGVTTDAVFGPVLLFGHGGVNTEHIRDTAIALPPLDALLAQDLVSRTRVGRLLQGWRGHPGIDRERLLHALVQLSRMVCDIPEIAELDVNPLLASPHGVIALDARIAVAVPSGGGPRLSIQPYPEALEERIACNGHDYLIRPVRPTDEAAYQAYFRQLTPEDIHARYFCAFREPDHDRLARLTQIDYAREMVFVATTTDASGRCAMLGEVRAIADPDNVQAEFGIAVRSDCHGQGLGKLLLDKMVRYARARGIGALVGATLPHNAAMLGLARSCGFTVKATPGNEGVSLHLALGEDGSRPVRPDLVRKR
- a CDS encoding response regulator transcription factor encodes the protein MLARIAGIRVIAAGASASSELACLSHYQPDIVVIGLGTASTRALHDVRAIRSALPGCILLVLVDTLAQPLRRACLKAGGDYCFDRTLELDAIRTTLGRLALGA
- a CDS encoding response regulator yields the protein MTRVMIADDHAVVRDGLRHILERAGVFQVVGEAADGSQVPKMVRDCRPQVLLLDLSMPGRSGLELIRLLRADEPALRILVLTMHAEEQYIVRAFQAGAAGYLTKESAATELVSAIEQVARGGTYVSQGMAAKLASGIKDQTDDLPHLRLSDRELEVYRRLVMGESITAIASALCVSAKTVSTYKMRLMEKMQMPNEAMLLRYAMRNHLFDEDVDL
- a CDS encoding universal stress protein yields the protein MNFKTILVDLTDGPACAARVESAAQVAAAFAGSVVGLTATGTQLEPFRSAGEEAGQYAALARDKLQRLAARHHEALREWVGRVSPTIPTRHVVVEAEAGWALATHGRFADLILPGPPSVHTDVPVGLSGVAEYVMLQAGRPILLLPGLAGPTLEGRVAIAWNGSRAAARAVADAMPWLARAAAVSVLVVATVNESREPPGHETHESDASHESGQRLVAWLASHGVEADLHVEQGDPDEALPRLVDAVQAGLLVAGGYGHSRLRELVLGGSTRCLLRQSAFPVFMSH
- a CDS encoding helix-turn-helix domain-containing protein is translated as MHYSIQTLSQLRPILQGFRKSRGLTQANMAAYLGVRQQTYAELEANPAAASVERLFKALRVLGVEMVLSPAPDTAMQPEPEPPSGSVTPPEKDPRRATQEEQPKMPAKRKASRTALETGQPKREDW